One stretch of Rhinolophus ferrumequinum isolate MPI-CBG mRhiFer1 chromosome 5, mRhiFer1_v1.p, whole genome shotgun sequence DNA includes these proteins:
- the PSAPL1 gene encoding proactivator polypeptide-like 1 → MLRALLLLPSLLGAALVSPISGPQECAKGSELWCQDLQAAARCGAVGLCRSAVWSQPTARSLPCDVCLDVTAAASNGLNPNATETDILALVTKTCEWLPSQNSSARCKGMVDAHSSAILNMLWGSPESTPAQVCAALTLCQPLQRQPATVEGPLSEEDTSEVVAPFLANGPLSFHPPQIPEDATCQDCVRLVSRLQEAVGSNLSSLAETATQQQCESLGPSLDLLCKIYVLRFLAPAERTLKFVRPEETCRLGGFCEEPQGPTHRAHVAATNRAPSLESPRKMSEVQMKAGLTCEVCLQVIQELDQWLESNSTEALINHGLERLCSMMPDAVAQQCVTLVDTYSPSIVEMVTRVNPENICKAVRLCSSQRRARDIRWPHMTTLPPLLDGENQGTFCNGCKRLLGVSSRSLERKSTKRNILAAFKGGCGILPLPYMIQCNRFVNEYEPVLIATLMEMMDPTALCTRMGACHSPRTPLLGTDQCVMGPSFWCGSQETAELCGAVDHCQRHIWKVARFHAGPHA, encoded by the coding sequence ATGCTCCGTGCCCTGCTTCTCCTGCCCAGCCTCCTGGGGGCAGCCCTGGTCAGCCCCATCTCAGGCCCCCAGGAGTGTGCCAAGGGCTCAGAGCTGTGGTGTCAGGACCTGCAGGCAGCAGCCAGGTGCGGTGCCGTGGGGCTCTGCCGCAGCGCCGTGTGGAGCCAGCCCACCGCCAGGTCCCTGCCCTGCGACGTGTGCCTGGATGTGACGGCCGCTGCCAGCAACGGGCTGAACCCCAATGCCACGGAGACTGACATCCTGGCTTTGGTGACCAAGACGTGTGAGTGGCTCCCCAGCCAGAACTCTTCAGCTAGATGCAAGGGGATGGTGGATGCCCACAGCTCGGCCATCCTGAACATGCTCTGGGGGTCCCCGGAGAGCACCCCAGCACAGGTGTGTGCTGCACTCACCCTGTGCCAGCCATTGCAGAGGCAGCCGGCCACTGTGGAGGGGCCACTCTCTGAGGAAGACACATCTGAGGTGGTGGCCCCGTTTTTGGCCAATGGGCCCCTCAGCTTCCACCCTCCACAGATCCCTGAGGATGCTACGTGCCAGGACTGTGTCCGGCTGGTCAGCCGGCTCCAGGAAGCTGTGGGCTCCAACTTGTCCAGCTTGGCGGAAACGGCCACACAGCAGCAGTGTGAGTCCCTGGGGCCCAGCCTGGATCTCCTCTGCAAGATCTATGTCCTTCGTTTTCTTGCCCCAGCTGAGCGAACACTGAAGTTTGTCCGCCCAGAGGAGACCTGCAGGTTGGGAGGCTTCTGTGAGGAGCCACAGGGACCCACCCACCGGGCTCATGTGGCTGCTACGAACAGGGCCCCTTCCCTGGAGTCCCCAAGGAAGATGAGCGAGGTCCAGATGAAGGCCGGCCTGACCTGCGAGGTGTGTCTGCAAGTGATCCAGGAGCTGGACCAGTGGCTGGAGTCCAACAGCACGGAGGCCTTAATCAACCACGGCCTGGAACGGCTATGCTCAATGATGCCCGATGCCGTCGCCCAGCAGTGTGTCACCTTGGTGGACACCTACAGCCCCTCCATCGTGGAGATGGTGACCAGAGTCAACCCGGAGAACATATGCAAGGCGGTCCGGCTCTGCAGCAGCCAGAGGCGGGCCCGGGACATCCGCTGGCCCCACATGACCACACTGCCACCCCTGCTGGATGGTGAAAACCAGGGTACCTTCTGCAACGGCTGCAAGAGGCTGCTCGGCGTGTCGTCCCGCAGCCTGGAGCGCAAGAGCACCAAGCGCAACATCCTGGCGGCTTTCAAGGGCGGCTGCGGCATCCTGCCGCTGCCCTACATGATCCAGTGTAACCGCTTCGTGAACGAGTACGAGCCCGTGCTCATCGCGACCCTCATGGAGATGATGGACCCCACGGCCCTGTGCACGAGGATGGGTGCCTGCCACTCCCCCAGGACGCCGCTGCTGGGCACCGACCAGTGCGTCATGGGCCCAAGCTTCTGGTGCGGGAGCCAGGAGACGGCCGAGCTGTGTGGCGCCGTGGATCACTGCCAGCGGCACATCTGGAAAGTGGCGCGCTTCCACGCAGGGCCACATGCGTGA